The following is a genomic window from Hippoglossus stenolepis isolate QCI-W04-F060 chromosome 14, HSTE1.2, whole genome shotgun sequence.
gGTCTATCTTCATCTgcctgtctctacctgtctgtcttcatcggtctatcttcatctgtctgtctctacctgtctgtcttcatctgtctgtctctacctgtctgtcttcatctgtctatcttcatctgcctgtctctacctgtctgtctctacctgtctgtcttcatctgtctgtctgtctctaccctTTCAGCGATGTACTCAGTGGAGATTAAGGTCgagcgagacagacagacgggggaAAGCCGGGTCCTGTCCACTAACACCACACTTCCTGTTGACCTCTCGCAGCAAGGGGTCAAAGTTTATGAGGACGAGCAGAAAGGTGACgtcagtaaacaaacaaacaaagaaagaggagcagagcttTAGTAGAAGTTTCCAGATATAAACAACAGACTATAAATAAaggacacgtctccacttcctccagaagctaaaatatctccgatacaaacgctgccaccttgtggtgatgacgtcattaaCAGTCTGTTCAGCAGTGATGGCAGAGGCATGGCATCGAGGCCCCGCCCAGGTCGAGAAGATTTTAAGTTCTGAAGTAATATGcatcacttttttattttggcttTTCCTTGTTGATGTGGATTCAATTATTTTCTTCTCGGATTGAATCGTACCTTTTAtgattttaagattattttggttttagatTCGTTGTCTTGACATAATGGGACCATGTTGGAAATAAGTTTATTTAACCTAAACATGTTATCCTATGGATCTTTTTCATGAAtaagaatcaatcaatcacacttttgaccaatcatgagtcagtctcagctgtcaatcatgacgtcttgtttttatatcatcaataactgattcaaaccaaactgaccagaaacacttgaacaaacatcagagagataagaacgacctgaaatgacagaaaacatttttgacaaacttttatttaacgtctactttgatattttttcGTTGGTCAAGGTCCCATctgctcacatggaggaggagaggtttatgacctatactgcagccagacaccagggggcgatgcagtcgtcatgttgtccatctttatttactgtctgtgGTTTAAACATTGAACTTTCCTCTGAAAATATTAAGAATTTATACCGAAAGATGTCGACTTCTCTGAAAGTGAAATTGACTCAGCTTCATGCGCACGCACCTGTcaatcacctgtcaatcacctgtcaatcatctaCTAATTACCTGACAGTGACGAGTCTCCAGCTGAAGGTCTGATGATTCTTTGAAGAGCCTCTTTCCTTGTTGTGTACTCAGGTGAACTTCTTACCTGgatgcagtgatgtcacagtgtatGACAGTACATTGTGACATCACTACAGGTGGATCCTGGTGCAGCAGGAGAATCGTCAGTTTCTATTGGTCGTTCAGCTGGAGATCAGCTGTGACCTGTAATGAGCAGATTTCCTgatcctgtgtctgtctcttagTCGTCCATGAGGTGAACGGTGAGGACGGCGTCCACCTGCTTAGCTCCTCAGAGGTTGATGAGCTCATCCTCAAAGCAGACGAAGctttgatgatgtcacagacTGTTTCCACGGTGACCTCGATACCAACAGTGGAGTAccaggaggaggcggagccaGAGCTGCCACACATCTCGGTGGAGATCACAGGGCTGGAGGCAAAACCTCTCTCCGAGCCAAGTGTGGCAGATGCCAGCGCAGAGAACCCGGTCACCATGGTGTTCATGGGATACCAGAGCGTGGAGGACGAGTCTGAGACCAAGAAGGTGCTGGGGCTGCAGGGGACGGTGACGGCCGAGCTCGTGCTCATCGACGACGCCGATGGCAAAACGTCaccgggaggaggagggatggatgacGGCGACAGCAGAGCCAAGACAACACAGCATCCCCCTGCCTCCGCCGCCTCCACCCCACTGACAACCACCAGACCTCCAGCGGCGACGCCAGCAAGTAACAGGGAGTCGGCGGGGGAGGCCGAGGGAAGAGTGGTGGACTTACAGAAGGAGAAGCAGGCGTGCAAGTGCTGCAGCATCATGTGATCCTGAAGGGGGCACTGCTTTACAATCTAATATATTAATACAAGTAAAACGTTAACTCCACCCACTAACCTAAACCACGCCTTTAACAatatgacatcacttcctgcttcctgttaaATAAAACCAGGCCcatttttttgtatcttctgaagctttttacttttgtacttgtCATGTTGAGACACCTGACATATCATATTAGCATTAGCTTCGGGGTTAGCATTAGCGCCAGGGTTAGCGTTAGCTTCAGGGTTAGCATTTCTGTCAGGGGTAGCATAAGTGTCTCATTCATCTGTATCaactttgctgctgcttctggttttataaaataaaaattcctTGAGACTCAAatgcctttatttttttatttcagtctgtcccctcaattaatcaatcacaCTTTATTcgtctcatattcccagtttgtctcatagatgttaacaaggagcaacttcctctgttctttactcaacaagagtcaaactacagagaaactttatgaacagtgaataaagttcagagtcacatgtgagggtcAAGTACAAAAGATGctgtggtggcaatttctgtgaatcaagcacaaagtcaaacacttgTCTTTCTGTAAATTTAATCcagcatctgcagatggactcacagtACACATCACCTGAATGACATGTGCAAATGAGCAAAGAACAGAGATGAGAGTTGTGTTCTTATAACCCACAGCCCCTCCCCTTGGGTGTGTACAGGTAGTTATTACCCTCCTGATGTCTTATCAGGTTGGAGACATCCTGCCTTCATGTCTCTGTGGAAAACCCCTGGAGTGAGACCCCAGATGTCAGATCCCAACCATTTGCAAAGAGACACCATAAAGTTAAGGCTTCAAGAGGCCATGAAGTAAAAGTCACTGAGCAATAATCGTAAACCTAAAGTTGCCTTTTAGATGAACAATCTGGTCAATCTTCCACATACACGTCTGCTCATGCAACATCACATccacaaatgaaaaaagcattacaatgctgatggaactgaacacatcaacaggATTTACTACATTGATGAgaagaaacactttgtaacatcatgtttaaagtatttatacataatgtctgatggagatgaaggagcagatgaactgaggacttcctgtcagtgatggtagaagatgtgaggagacatgttgtgtatcaagAAGTCTTAATCATACATAAATCACACACTAACGCTTAAAACGTGGTGTCAATGATCTCGTCTCTAGTGGATGTcagggcttgtggacacttgatGACCTCACAGGAGCAGATATGGaggcaggttatgttttttctgttgttttattacgtctgaagaatcggtcactattttcttcaaatgtattggattctgctgcaacactgtttacacctgaaactccaagtgctttgtggactcaaacacttcacccccacAAGAAGTGTGTTAGGAAAGACATCAAAGAATATAGATCATCTTCTCATCAACTATTTAAGAGAAACAGGATTTCAGAAGATAATTCCATTTTTGTTTAGTTCTGTTTAGTTTGCTGCTCCACACTCCAGTCCAGagggtggcggtaatgcacctatAAGCTGGTTTgcaccagaagaagaagaagaagcagaagtagaagaagaagcagcagcagccgcagcagcagtgcagcagaagaagcagcagaagaagaagagataaaagaaagaataagaGTAAGAGTAAGAAGCTGCATCGTCATCGTCTCGCGGGGAATCACTGAGTGTTTGCCGCTGAACATGGAGCCGCTGAACACGGAGCCGCTGAACATGGAGCCGGGGTCGGAGCAGCAGATCGACGGCAGCTTGATGGAGGGAGTGAGTCGCTCTTTGTTAGCGGAGAAATGATCATGCTAACAGGCTAGCAGCAGGCTAACAGAGCAGCCTGTGGTGAGTGTCGGCTGATGTGTGCTCTCTCTCCCGGTGTGTCTCCTCCGCAGGGCGGACAGATCCTCCGTGTGTCTGCGGCGCTCAGCTGCATCACCGGCTCGGCCATCAAGATCAGCAACATCCGAGCCGGCAGGAGCTCACCGGGGCTCAGGTTAGCTCACAggctaacaagctaacaggctaatgtTAGACTACACATCAACAAACAACAATACACACTGTCATTTAAATTAACTCCGGTTAGTTGTTAAATGTTCattcatattgtgtgtgtgtgtgtgtgtgtgtgtgtgtgtgtgtgtgtgtgtgtgtgtgtgtgtgtgtgtgtgtgtgtgtgttttcaggccaCAGCACCTCAGCGGCCTGCAGCTGGTCTCAGATCTGTGTTGTGGTGTTCTGCAGGGAGCCACCATCAGCTCCACTGACGTGAGTCTGACTCCTGGTCAGATCCGGTCTGGAAACCACACGGCCGACACGCAGACAGCGGGGTGAGAGCGCCCTCTGCAGGTGGAATAAATGAATTCACCTCACCCTTTAGTTTTCCTTTTCAGATGAACCAAAGTTCTCAGTTAACTTCGTTGTTCATTGTTCTTCAAGCAAAACAGGAGGATTTCAATTCAAAATCAAAAGCTGCAAGATCGTTCTTTGTTCTCGTCTCTGACGCGACCATTCGTAAAAGTGTCCGACTTGACGTCTGTGTTCTGTTACTCCGCCCCCGCAGCCTCTGGAAGATCACGTCCTAGTTGTTTCCATCATTGATGAGAAAAAACAGTTTAACATAAATgaagaggtgtatcaatgtttaaaatttttgtagaaaagaaaaagtctaaGAGATAAAGTGATGACAGATGTGATGATGGAGACATTGTCAGTTATATTGTTTATCTACGTCATCTGGTTATAATCATCATCCACCGTCAGCTGACATCACGAACCACAGATTGAAACAGGACCAAAGTATCGATTTATAGAAtcactaatgtgtgtgtgtgtgtgtgtgtgtgtgtgtcaggagtgTGGGTCTGCTGTTGCAGGTTGCGTTGCCTTGTGCTCTGTACGCTGACGCCTCCTCACAGCTGATTCTGAAAGGAGGAACAAACGCTGAGATGGCTCCTCAGATTGACTACACACTCAAAGttaatacacacaaactcacaaaatTTTTATACACACTCAAAGttaatacaaacacactcagttgattttctgtgtttcttcttcaggtGTTTAAACCCATCATTGAAAAGTTCGGTGTCAACTTTGACTGTGACGTCagactgaggtcagaggtcacgtcTGTTAAGTGGAGATGGTAGAgactgagtgtgtctgtgtgtgtattaactgtgtgtgtgtttcagagggTACTATCCTAaaggggggggtgaggtgaTGGTGAAGGTAAATCCAATCAAAGAGCTGCAGCCCGTCACCAtgatggagagaggaaacatCACCAAGATCCACGGCCGAGCCTTTGTTGCTGGAGTCCTGCCCTACAGGGTAAAGTTACAGCACTGCTTTTATTGCACAGggtcacagacaggaagtgatggaggacagagacgtgACCTCCTAAACAAGACAATTTTCTGTCAGAGTGAGCGCTCTTCACGTTCATGCTGCTTCCTGTTGTAAAATCTTTCAATCTAATCAGGTCTTGGTCAGTCTCTGCCCTCTGCTGACTGGCGGTGGAATTACAGCTCACAGCAACGTATCATGCATTAGCGTAGTTAGCACACATTAGCTTGGCTCGTTATCTCCATCCTCCTGagaacagaggggaaaaaatgtctttcatatttgccttaaaaaatataatacaatcaagactttaaaattattttttaaattgacagCAGGTGAAAGGATCAACAACTTTACACAGTAAAAAGAACAAGTGTTTGTCTATGAAACCAACAATTCAATGATTATTCAGATTTACCCTCTTGTGTTTCTTCACTGGTTTgtgaacagttttattttctgaatgttttaacatgatgtggaactaAAGTAGTTTATTCTTATTGTGAAGGAGTCATGCTGATGTGAATCTGTGATAAAGAAATGTCAAATGAAAGAAGAGAACTAGTCATTAAGCAAacatctttaaattcaatctGTACAATCACTAAACTTTAGATCAAGATCCAAAGAAATCAGAGACAATGTTCAAAAACTGATGTGTTAACTCAACGTGTGTTTACTTTCTCCTCAGTTG
Proteins encoded in this region:
- the palm1a gene encoding paralemmin 1a isoform X2, encoding MMEASQDLCEQDRLQLITEKRKWQTEVESRKRQLEDDRRTLQHLKSKALRERWLLDGAPSAGPDQDNVKKQLEQDEATTRNLEETINRLELELLGLLCQTETQTTMSTGSNEAHKSPRMNKSRETTEEMKRAMYSVEIKVERDRQTGESRVLSTNTTLPVDLSQQGVKVYEDEQKVVHEVNGEDGVHLLSSSEVDELILKADEALMMSQTVSTVTSIPTVEYQEEAEPELPHISVEITGLEAKPLSEPSVADASAENPVTMVFMGYQSVEDESETKKVLGLQGTVTAELVLIDDADGKTSPGGGGMDDGDSRAKTTQHPPASAASTPLTTTRPPAATPASNRESAGEAEGRVVDLQKEKQACKCCSIM
- the palm1a gene encoding paralemmin 1a isoform X3 — encoded protein: MMEASQDLCEQDRLQLITEKRKWQTEVESRKRQLEDDRRTLQHLKVRQSKALRERWLLDGAPSAGPDQDNVKKQLEQDEATTRNLEETINRLELELLGLLCQTETQTTMSTGSNEAHKSPRMNKSRETTEEMKRVVHEVNGEDGVHLLSSSEVDELILKADEALMMSQTVSTVTSIPTVEYQEEAEPELPHISVEITGLEAKPLSEPSVADASAENPVTMVFMGYQSVEDESETKKVLGLQGTVTAELVLIDDADGKTSPGGGGMDDGDSRAKTTQHPPASAASTPLTTTRPPAATPASNRESAGEAEGRVVDLQKEKQACKCCSIM
- the palm1a gene encoding paralemmin 1a isoform X1; translation: MMEASQDLCEQDRLQLITEKRKWQTEVESRKRQLEDDRRTLQHLKVRQSKALRERWLLDGAPSAGPDQDNVKKQLEQDEATTRNLEETINRLELELLGLLCQTETQTTMSTGSNEAHKSPRMNKSRETTEEMKRAMYSVEIKVERDRQTGESRVLSTNTTLPVDLSQQGVKVYEDEQKVVHEVNGEDGVHLLSSSEVDELILKADEALMMSQTVSTVTSIPTVEYQEEAEPELPHISVEITGLEAKPLSEPSVADASAENPVTMVFMGYQSVEDESETKKVLGLQGTVTAELVLIDDADGKTSPGGGGMDDGDSRAKTTQHPPASAASTPLTTTRPPAATPASNRESAGEAEGRVVDLQKEKQACKCCSIM
- the palm1a gene encoding paralemmin 1a isoform X4, with amino-acid sequence MMEASQDLCEQDRLQLITEKRKWQTEVESRKRQLEDDRRTLQHLKVRQSKALRERWLLDGAPSAGPDQDNVKKQLEQDEATTRNLEETINRLELELLGLLCQTETQTTMSTGSNEVVHEVNGEDGVHLLSSSEVDELILKADEALMMSQTVSTVTSIPTVEYQEEAEPELPHISVEITGLEAKPLSEPSVADASAENPVTMVFMGYQSVEDESETKKVLGLQGTVTAELVLIDDADGKTSPGGGGMDDGDSRAKTTQHPPASAASTPLTTTRPPAATPASNRESAGEAEGRVVDLQKEKQACKCCSIM
- the rtca gene encoding RNA 3'-terminal phosphate cyclase, producing the protein MEPLNTEPLNMEPGSEQQIDGSLMEGGGQILRVSAALSCITGSAIKISNIRAGRSSPGLRPQHLSGLQLVSDLCCGVLQGATISSTDVSLTPGQIRSGNHTADTQTAGSVGLLLQVALPCALYADASSQLILKGGTNAEMAPQIDYTLKVFKPIIEKFGVNFDCDVRLRGYYPKGGGEVMVKVNPIKELQPVTMMERGNITKIHGRAFVAGVLPYRLAKDMAAAAVRTIRKEIKELYVNIQPLQEKEKATGNGNGIIIFAESSTGCMFAGSALGKKGVYADEIGFEAAEMLLRNIRHNGCVDEFLQDQLIIFMALAKGTSRIRTGAVTLHTQTAIHIAEQLTSAKFTITKCEDELTSVTYVIECQGSGVQNRNL